The Rhinoraja longicauda isolate Sanriku21f chromosome 17, sRhiLon1.1, whole genome shotgun sequence genome includes a region encoding these proteins:
- the inka1a gene encoding PAK4-inhibitor inka1 produces MQDIKLDDFICHLRKEMINMKEAGACLRDQMQCMMHALQDLKQIHNISSLSLREEEGRRPLPPPKGRTTHSFTSDISESDTYDSACCLASPRSEEEGSPSVFASNSSDRSLEFDSGYSEASGPTLTKAARVGSSPCLRENRLPPVGILRNKIGLGPNKKIRPKSTSDVYSEQSSWKIFDYGDPNDWTVNLLSQSRNRQPLVLGDNCFADLVENWMDLPEEVDEMMEPRGKDHSSRWLGKPHEFILNISGNVRRKLANISRSDRSKSTDPKHQSSRDNSHAHMQSKRLSCPTNLANYMPKLSYLHRSHSSIPQTHEASTDFDKFIALMKSRSRKPIICKDTISYV; encoded by the exons ATGCAGGACATTAAACTCGATGATTTCATTTGCCATCTTCGGAAAGAAATG ATAAACATGAAGGAGGCGGGAGCATGCCTTCGGGATCAGATGCAGTGCATGATGCACGCTCTGCAGGACCTGAAGCAGATCCACAACATCAGCAGCCTGAGCCTGAGGGAAGAGGAGGGACGGAGACCCCTGCCCCCTCCCAAGGGGAGGACCACGCACAGCTTCACGTCCGATATCTCAGAGTCGGACACGTACGACTCTGCCTGCTGCCTGGCATCTCCCAGGAGCGAGGAGGAAGGGAGCCCCTCAGTATTTGCATCAAACTCCAGTGACAGGAGCTTGGAGTTTGACTCGGGCTATTCggaggcctctgggcctacactgacgAAGGCTGCACGCGTTGGAAGCTCACCTTGCCTGAGAGAAAACAGACTTCCCCCTGTTGGGATTTTGAGAAACAAGATTGGCCTTGGGCCAAACAAAAAAATAAGACCCAAGTCTACCTCCGATGTTTATTCAGAACAGTCCTCTTGGAAGATATTTGACTATGGGGATCCCAATGACTGGACAGTGAACTTGCTCTCCCAGAGCAGGAACAGGCAGCCCCTGGTACTGGGAGACAATTGCTTTGCCGATCTGGTGGAAAACTGGATGGATCTACCGGAAGAGGTGGACGAGATGATGGAACCAAGGGGCAAGGATCACTCCAGCAGATGGCTTGGGAAGCCTCACGAGTTCATCCTCAACATCTCGGGAAATGTCAGGCGCAAACTGGCCAACATCTCCAGGTCTGATAGGTCAAAGAGCACGGATCCAAAGCACCAAAGCAGCAGAGACAACAGCCATGCGCACATGCAATCAAAGAGACTCTCTTGTCCAACAAATTTGGCTAATTATATGCCAAAGCTCTCTTATCTCCACCGTTCTCACTCTAGCATACCCCAGACACATGAAGCATCAACAGACTTTGATAAATTCATTGCTTTGATGAAAAGCAGAAGTCGGAAGCCAATTATTTGCAAGGACACAATTAGTTATGTATAG